From Streptomyces fungicidicus, one genomic window encodes:
- a CDS encoding LysR family transcriptional regulator, whose amino-acid sequence MEIRQLRHFMAVVTEGGFTAAARSELIVQSALSTSIRNLERELGADLFDRTGRRVVLTEAGRALLPQARALLAGARSAREAVAAVAGLHTGRVAIGTIQTLTCVDLPGELAVFHREFPGVQVSVRDATVDELTAALRAGELDLAYLAPDARELPEGLTVHATWHEELVLITAPGHPLAAAGRTLISDLAEEPFVDFRAGTGLETAVRRLAAHCGLRRRITCDVTQAGLLVELVRAGIGVAFVPRPIGERAGLPCVTVRQPDPGRTVVLAGRGPRPRNPAAAALLDRLTGRGETVRDAAPAAAGRPGDRRPPEG is encoded by the coding sequence ATGGAGATCCGTCAGCTCCGTCACTTCATGGCGGTCGTCACCGAGGGCGGCTTCACCGCCGCCGCCCGCTCCGAACTGATCGTGCAGTCCGCGCTCAGCACCTCGATCCGCAACCTGGAACGGGAGCTGGGCGCCGATCTGTTCGACCGCACCGGCCGCCGGGTCGTCCTCACCGAGGCGGGGCGCGCGCTGCTGCCGCAGGCGCGGGCGCTGCTGGCCGGGGCGCGGTCCGCGCGGGAGGCGGTGGCCGCCGTGGCCGGGCTGCACACCGGCCGGGTGGCGATCGGCACCATCCAGACGCTGACCTGCGTCGATCTGCCCGGCGAACTGGCCGTCTTCCACCGGGAGTTCCCCGGCGTGCAGGTCTCCGTGCGGGACGCGACGGTGGACGAGCTGACCGCGGCGCTGCGGGCGGGCGAGCTGGACCTGGCGTATCTCGCGCCGGACGCGCGGGAACTGCCGGAGGGGCTGACCGTGCACGCGACCTGGCACGAGGAGCTGGTGCTGATCACCGCGCCGGGGCATCCGCTGGCCGCGGCCGGGCGGACGCTGATCAGCGACCTGGCCGAGGAGCCGTTCGTGGACTTCCGCGCGGGGACCGGCCTGGAGACGGCCGTGCGGCGGCTGGCCGCCCACTGCGGGCTGCGTCGCCGCATCACCTGTGACGTCACCCAGGCCGGGCTGCTGGTGGAGCTGGTGCGGGCCGGTATCGGGGTGGCGTTCGTGCCCCGGCCGATCGGTGAGCGGGCGGGACTGCCGTGCGTCACGGTGCGGCAGCCGGACCCGGGGCGCACGGTGGTGCTGGCCGGGCGCGGGCCCCGGCCGCGCAACCCTGCGGCGGCGGCCCTCCTCGACCGTCTGACGG